One genomic segment of Helicobacter pylori NQ4053 includes these proteins:
- a CDS encoding LPP20 family lipoprotein gives MKKIILACLVAFVGANLSAEPKWYSKAYNKTNTQKGYLYGSGSATSKEASKQKALADLVASISVVVNSQIHIQKSRVDNKLKSSDSQTINLKTDDLELNNVEIVNQEAQKGIYYTRVRINQNLFLQGLRDKYNALYGQFSTLMPKVCKGVFLQQSKSMGDLLAKAMPIERILKAYSVPVSSLENYEKIYYQNAFKPKVRIAFDDNSDAEIKNALMSAYARVLTPSDEEKLYQIKNEVFTENANGTTRIRVVVSASDCQGTPVLNRSLEVDEKNKNFAITRLQSLLYKELKDYANKEGQGNTGL, from the coding sequence ATGAAAAAGATTATTCTTGCATGCCTTGTGGCTTTTGTGGGTGCCAATTTAAGTGCAGAGCCTAAGTGGTATAGCAAGGCCTATAACAAAACAAACACCCAAAAAGGCTATCTTTATGGGAGTGGTTCAGCCACTTCTAAAGAGGCTTCTAAACAAAAAGCGTTAGCGGATTTAGTGGCTTCTATTAGCGTGGTGGTCAATTCACAAATCCATATTCAAAAAAGTCGTGTGGATAATAAGTTAAAATCCAGTGATTCGCAAACGATTAATTTAAAAACCGATGACTTGGAATTGAATAATGTAGAAATTGTCAATCAAGAAGCGCAAAAAGGGATCTACTACACCAGAGTAAGGATTAATCAAAACTTGTTTTTGCAGGGTTTAAGGGATAAGTATAACGCTCTTTATGGGCAGTTTTCCACCTTAATGCCTAAAGTTTGTAAAGGGGTTTTTTTACAACAATCTAAGAGCATGGGGGATTTATTGGCTAAAGCGATGCCTATAGAAAGGATTTTAAAAGCGTATTCTGTCCCGGTGAGTTCGTTAGAAAATTATGAAAAAATCTATTATCAAAACGCTTTCAAACCTAAAGTGCGAATCGCTTTTGATGATAACAGCGACGCAGAGATTAAAAACGCTCTCATGAGCGCTTACGCTAGAGTATTGACCCCTAGCGATGAAGAAAAGCTTTATCAAATCAAAAATGAAGTTTTTACCGAAAACGCTAATGGCACCACACGCATTAGAGTGGTTGTTAGCGCGAGCGATTGTCAAGGCACGCCTGTATTGAATAGAAGCCTTGAAGTGGATGAAAAGAATAAGAATTTTGCTATCACGCGCTTGCAATCTTTGCTTTATAAAGAACTGAAAGATTATGCCAATAAAGAAGGGCAAGGCAATACGGGGTTATAA